Proteins from a single region of Hydra vulgaris chromosome 12, alternate assembly HydraT2T_AEP:
- the LOC100197850 gene encoding deoxycytidylate deaminase, translating to MMENTDDNSKFNVDLNKKRSDYLSWEDYFMAIAFLSAQRSKDPVTQVGACIVNNENKIVGIGYNGMPIGCSDEVLPWSRIGESFMETKYAYVCHAELNAVLNKNSADVQDCIIYTTLFPCNECAKIILQSRIKEIVYYSNKYKDRPETQAAEKMFDLAGIKHRQHQPKQKQIVIDFDQINTFKPTPTGMKLTDNLSKISSDKN from the exons ATGATGGAAAATACAGATGATAATAGCAAGTTTAATgtagatttaaacaaaaaacgttCAGATTATCTGTCATGGGAAGACTATTTCATGGCGATTGCATTTCTTTCAGCTCAACGAAGCAAAGATCCAGTGACACAAGTTGGGGCTTGCATTgttaacaatgaaaataaaattgttgggATTGGATATAACGGTATGCCAATTGGTTGCAGTGATGAGGTCTTACCATGGTCAAGAATTGGAGAAAGTTTTATGGAAACAAAATATGCTTATG TATGCCATGCTGAACTTAATGCAGTTTTGAACAAAAACTCTGCTGATGTACAAGATTGTATTATCTATACAACACTTTTTCCATGCAATGAGTGTGCTAAAATTATTCTACAGTCTAGAATTAAGGAAATAGTTTACTATTCCAATAAATACAAAGATCGTCCTGAGACTCAAGCAGCCGAGAAAATGTTTGATCTTGCTGGTATCAAGCATAg gcaACATCAACCAAAGCAGAAGCAAATTGTTATTGATTTTGATCAAATAAACACGTTTAAACCTACTCCTACTGGAATGAAGTTAACTGATAACTTAAGTAAAATATCAAGCGATAAGAACTAA
- the LOC100213499 gene encoding protein Red isoform X2, translated as MAPPTGGTESFSNPIAPANHKMSEEESRLTNADFRSLLMTPRATPSVAPPKLRLGVPKEFADADDAYAKRRKKKLYYAKLKKQEEEREKELNAKYRNRALERREGKNADYQHNDAPDLAKTAEYRAVAPTADQVTSAAERRRLAIQESKFLGGDMEHTHLVKGLDFALLQKVRSEIASLETMQPKEIEEAHEAANKKTEDATQGIEFQSITGRKIHKAALSNKPPARNELFLPKRMAYVFNLDDELDDSDIPTTYIRSKADCPAVENQATLTTNDIVINKLTQILSYLRHGMRASKKFKKREKELIRAGKDPRTEDPRTEDSIYGEIGDYDTQTANNQQDSQPSGKNMQSNYFSGKKDEEKSFNKTETNVKDFVQNIAAKYGSKSASINEPSAIDHHRDKKKPKRKDEVMDSYAECYPGAAEMADAVDDSDDDADYSKMDMGNKKGPVKRWDFENDDDYNKYMENRVAMPKAAFQFGIKMHEGRKTRTRPGKQTEKQKLDREWQQISSLIAKRKGGDGGPPSGKKQKDY; from the exons atggcACCACCAACAGGAg GTACAGAATCATTTTCAAATCCAATAGCTCCAGCTAACCATAAGATGTCAGAAGAAGAATCTAG gttAACAAATGCTGATTTTCGATCTTTGTTAATGACACCTCGTGCAACTCCTTCTGTTGCTCCACCAAAGCTACGACTTGG TGTCCCAAAAGAATTCGCTGATGCAGATGATGCCTATGCCAAACgaagaaagaaaaaactttattatgctaaactaaaaaaacaagaagaagaAAGAGAAAAAGAGCTTAATGCAAAATATAGAAACAGg GCTCTTGAAAGACGTGAAGGCAAAAATGCAGATTATCAGCATAATGATGCACCTGATCTTGCTAAAACAGCGGAATATCGTGCTGTAGCTCCTACAGCAGATCAAgt aacatctGCAGCAGAACGACGTCGTTTAGCTATCCAAGAAAGTAAGTTTTTAGGAGGTGATATGGAGCACACACATTTGGTGAAAGGTCTTGATTTTGCACTTTTACagaag GTTCGTAGTGAAATAGCATCACTTGAAACTATGCAACCAAAAGAGATCGAAGAAGCTCATGAAGCTGCtaataaaaa AACAGAAGATGCGACTCAAGGTATTGAGTTTCAAAGTATAACag GGCGAAAAATTCACAAAGCAGCTTTAAGCAATAAGCCACCTGCAAGAAATGAACTATTTCTTCCAAAGAgaatg gcATATGTGTTTAATTTGGATGATGAGTTAGATGATTCTGACATTCCAACAACATATATACGAAGTAAAGCAGATTGTCCAGCTgttgag aatcaaGCAACGCTTACAACAAATGACATTGTAATCAATAAATTGACACAAATATTGTCATATTTGCGTCATGGAATGCGCGccagcaaaaaatttaagaaaagagaaaaagagtTAATAAGag ctGGCAAAGATCCTCGTACTGAAGATCCTCGAACTGAAGATAG cATATATGGAGAAATTGGTGATTATGATACACAAACGGCTAACAATCAGCAGGATAGCCAACCATCTGGAAAAAATATgcaatcaaattattttagcgGCAAAAAGGATGAG gaaaaatcatttaataaaactg aaacaaatgtGAAAGATTTTGTCCAAAATATTGCTGCAAAGTATGGTTCAAAG tCTGCTTCAATAAATGAACCATCTGCAATTGATCACCatagagacaaaaaaaa ACCAAAGCGTAAGGATGAAGTAATGGATAGCTATGCAGAGTGCTATCCTGG GGCTGCAGAGATGGCAGATGCAGTTGATGATAGTGATGATGATGCAGATTATTCCAAAATGGATATg GGTAACAAAAAAGGACCTGTAAAACGCTGGGATTTTGAAAATGATGAtgattacaataaatatatggaaaacAGAGTTGCAATGCCTAA GGCCGCTTTTCAGTTTGGAATTAAAATGCACGAAGGACGTAAGACAAGGACGCGACCTGGTAAACAAACTGAAAAGCAAAAATTGGATAGAGAATGGCAACAGATCAGCAGT ctcaTTGCCAAACGAAAAGGTGGAGATGGCGGACc